DNA from Desulfitibacter sp. BRH_c19:
TATACTTAGGTTCAAATAGTTTTTCTTCTTCATAAGGCACATTGATCTGATCACTTATCCACATGGCGGTTTCTGGCATTAACTGCATAAGACCTTTTGCACCTTTGTTAGATTCCGCCATAGAATTAAATCTACTTTCAACCCTAATTATTGAAGCTACAAAAAGAGGATCAAGCTGGCTTTGACTTGAGTAGAATTCAATAGTTTCTCGATGATAATAAGGAAACCATAGCTTAAGCCCAAATGGTACAAGCACATATATGATAATTACGAACAATAAAAGCAAGGATAACACCTTTTTAATAAGTCCCAATCCTAAATTCATTCCCCTCGGTTCATTGCCTGATCTTTCTCTTTTACCTCTACTCCATTAGGCAAAATATTATTCCATAAACTTTTTAAATAAGATTGCAATTCATTAAGTTCTAGTTGCCCATCTATTATAATGTCTGCTCGTTTCTTTTTATCCTCTATGGGCATTTGAGATTCTATTCTTTTGATAGCTTGTCCCCTTGAAATTCTATCTCTTTTAATATTTCTTTGAATTTGGGTTTCCATATTAACCACTACCAACCATACTTCATCCACCATATTATCCATGCCTGTTTCAAGTAGTAAAGGAACTTCAAGAAATACTATCGGATTATTAATCTGTTTGAAATATTTGAGTCTATTTTCAAACTCATCTTTAACTCTCGGATGTATGATAGAGTTTAGTAGATTTCTCTTCTTCGGATCATTAAAGATTAATTCTCCTAAATACTTTCTATTAATATTTCCGCCTGATAGCAAAACATTGTCTCCAAAAACTTCACGAATTTCCTGCCAGGCAGGTTTTCCAGGCTCAACTACTTCTCTTGCAACCTTATCTGCATCAATTATTGTAGCCCCAAATCCTAAAAGAATTGAGGCTACCGTGGTTTTTCCGCTGGCAATTCCTCCTGTAAGGCCAATTATCTTCATGTTACCTCCTAAATCTGTGAAATCCCTAACATAATTAAAATAATACCAGGTAATAAAGATCCTGTTATGCCTAAGCTACTAAAGCAACTCTTGCGTCCTAGCCATAAGCCTCCTGAAACCAACATGAATTTAAAGGTTCCAACAAAGATAGGTACTAAGAGCATTTGATAACCAGCCACAGCGGCACCAAAACCTGCCCCTAGTGCATCCATTGCTAGTGCAAATCCTAAAAACAAAGCCTCTTTGGTGTTAATATTACCCGACCTATCAAAGTCTGCCTCCTCAGGTTCTTTTAATATCTGAATTACAATGCCAAGTCCAGGAATTTTAAAACGCATTAAGCAAGGATCATTTTCAGTATTCTTATCAGGTTCATTAACCCTCTTCCATTTTGACCAAGCTTCAAATATTATCCAAATACCAACTAATATTAATATAAAAGCACCTAATCTGCCTGCTGTCTCTGGGGTAAATAGAGACGCAACCAATGTCCCAAAATACATGGATATAGTGATAGCAAGTGCTGATGTGACACAGATTACTAATAATGGGACAAGAGAAATACGTATACTTCTCATGCCATATGCCAAGCCAACACCAAAACCATCAACACTAACTGCCAAAGCAAATAGGATGACAGATAATATTTCCAAATCTTTCGCCTCCCGAAGTTCATTATGATAGTTACATCATATGCTTCGGGAAACTAAGGGTGCCTGTTTCATCAAAAAATCTAATGCTGACATCCAGGGCAATAGTGGCTACTTCTCCCTGCTATTTTTTCCTTTTTAATTGGGCATTGACAGCGACTACATGGCTGTTCAGTTCTTTGATAAACCTTTAAATGATCTTGGTGCTCACCCTTTTTTCCTTCTCCATCTACGTAGTCACTAAAAGTGGTCCCCCTATGATCAATGGCTTCTTTAATGATTTTTATTATGCTTTTATAGAGTTCCTCGACTTCCTCTGCTTTTAAAGAGTTTGCTGGTCTATCAGGCAATATGTGGGACTCAAACAAAACTTCGTCCGCATAAATATTTCCAAGTCCAGCAACAATATCCTGGTCAAGGAGTACCTGTTTTATTTTTTTGCTTTTCTTCTTTAAACTATCAGCAAAAACCTGTGCGGTAAAGTTTTCTGACAAAGGTTCAGGCCCAAGATGAGCTAAACCTTTTATTGTATCTAGTTCATTATCTTTTAAAAGATAAATTGTTCCAAACTTCCTAACATCCACAAAACGTAAATGATAATTATTACCTAGGTGGAATATCAAGTGGGTATGTTTTGTTACATCTTCATAATCTGCAACGTATAACAACCTTCCTGTCATTCTTAAGTGAATTACTATTATATAGTTATCCGATAACTGAAGGAGTAAATACTTGCCCAGCCTGTCTAGCCCTTTAATTTTTTTGCCAGTCACAATTTCTTTAAACCGGTCTATATCTGTTGGTTCCTTAACTATTTTTTCAAAATATATGTCAAGATTATCAATAGTTAATCCAGCTAATTTTTCTGTAAGGCTCCTTCTAATTGTTTCAACTTCTGGCAATTCAGGCAAATTATTTGCACCACCTTCACTATATGCTTTTTAAATCATACCAGTTAAAACCATATTTTACATCTACGATTAATGGAACTTTTAATTCAAGTGCATTCTCCATACAGCTTACCAATGAGGATGCAACTTCTTCATATAACTTTTCTGGACATTCAAAGATAAGTTCATCATGGACCTGCAAAAGCATTTTAACTGGGAGATCTTCTTTTTCTAAAAACTCTTGACATTTTATCATGGCAATTTTAATTATATCCGCTGCACTTCCTTGAATAGGTGTATTCATTGCAGTTCTTTCTCCAAAGGACCTAACCATCTTATTGGGACTAAATAGATCTGGTAAATACCTTCTTCGATTTAATAGTGTAGTCACATAACCATTATCTCTAGCTTTTGCAATTATATCACTAATGTATGTATTAACTCCCTGATACCTTTTAAAATACTGTTCAATGTACATTTTAGCCTCTTTAATACTTATACCCAAGTCACGGGATAAACCGAAATCACTTATGCCATATACTATCCCGAAATTAACTGCCTTGGCATTTCTTCTCATTTGAGATGTGACGTTCTCCATGGGTACTCCAAACACCTCTGAGGCCGTTCTTGTATGAATATCATGCCCCTTTTCAAAGGCATCCAGGAGGTTTTCATCCTCTGATAAATGTGCTAGAATTCTCAATTCTATTTGTGAGTAGTCTGCAGCTATCAGCACATTATCTTTTTCTGAAGGCACAAATGCTTTTCTTAATACCCTTCCTTCCTCAAGACGAATGGGGATGTTCTGCAGGTTCGGTTCAACACTACTTAACCTTCCTGTGGCAGTTATTGTCTGTTTGAATGTTGTATGTATTTTTCCTGTTTCATCATTAATAATTTCTTTAAGCCCATCTATGTATGTTCCCTTTAGTTTAGTCAGTTGTCTATACTCTAATAGCTTTTCTCCTATGGGATGGGTAATATGTTCTAACACTTCGGCATTAGTAGAGTATCCTGTTTTTGTTTTCTTTCCATTTGGTAAGTCCATTTTTTCAAATAAAATTGATCCTAGCTGCTTGGGAGAGTTAATATTAAACTCCTCACCGGCCAATTCATATATGTCTTTAGTAAGTTTATTTAATTTTTTTTCTAGGTTTTCACCCATTATTTCAAGTACATTTTTTTCAACCTTGACACCTGTTAACTCCATTTCAGCCAAAATAGCTATCAGAGGCATCTCTATGTTCATATATAGTTCATATAAATTGCTTTCTTTTAATTGTTCCTGTATATTAAGAAATAGTTCTTCAAGAATAGCTGCCTTTTCTATGGCATTAAAAACTGCATCACTACCTTCAGCTAATGCTTTATTTAAGTATTCCAACGCTAATTCTTCGATTCCATAGTTCGAACGAACAGGGTTTAGCAAATAGGCACCTATTTGACTATCTTGAACATTTTTTATAGATATTCCCTTATACTTAAAGTATTTATATACTTCTTTAAAATCATGAACAATAACGTTCACCTGTGGATTAT
Protein-coding regions in this window:
- a CDS encoding formamidopyrimidine-DNA glycosylase, with the protein product MPELPEVETIRRSLTEKLAGLTIDNLDIYFEKIVKEPTDIDRFKEIVTGKKIKGLDRLGKYLLLQLSDNYIIVIHLRMTGRLLYVADYEDVTKHTHLIFHLGNNYHLRFVDVRKFGTIYLLKDNELDTIKGLAHLGPEPLSENFTAQVFADSLKKKSKKIKQVLLDQDIVAGLGNIYADEVLFESHILPDRPANSLKAEEVEELYKSIIKIIKEAIDHRGTTFSDYVDGEGKKGEHQDHLKVYQRTEQPCSRCQCPIKKEKIAGRSSHYCPGCQH